One Catalinimonas alkaloidigena DNA window includes the following coding sequences:
- a CDS encoding NAD-dependent epimerase/dehydratase family protein, producing MKILITGSAGHLGEALVRTLQRQGHEVVGTDVLPSATTHRVGSITDRDHVRRCMQGVEAVVHTATLHKPHVATHSRQAFVDTNITGTLHLLEEAAEAKVRAFVFTSTTSVFGDAMAPNAEAPTPWITEEVVPIPKNIYGVTKVAAEDLCQLFHRNQHLPCLILRTSRFFAEEDDHRDLREAYADANIKTNEFLYRRVDLEDVVSAHLLAIEKVPALGFGRYIISATTPFTPDDLPALRTDAPTVVRRRVPAYEAVYARLGWRMFPHLDRVYVNTKARMELGWQPHHDFDTVLKRLENGQGPLSSLANQIGAKGYHSTKFSDGPYPVC from the coding sequence ATGAAAATTCTGATTACAGGCAGTGCCGGCCATTTGGGAGAGGCGCTCGTCCGTACGTTGCAACGGCAGGGCCACGAGGTAGTCGGGACGGATGTGTTGCCCTCGGCAACCACACACCGCGTAGGGTCGATCACCGACCGCGACCACGTCCGACGGTGCATGCAGGGGGTCGAGGCCGTGGTCCACACCGCCACGCTGCACAAGCCCCACGTGGCGACCCACAGTCGGCAGGCGTTTGTCGACACCAACATCACCGGGACGCTGCATTTGCTCGAAGAGGCGGCGGAGGCGAAGGTCCGTGCGTTCGTGTTCACCAGCACCACCAGTGTGTTCGGCGATGCCATGGCGCCGAACGCCGAAGCGCCCACCCCGTGGATTACGGAAGAGGTCGTGCCCATCCCGAAAAACATTTATGGCGTGACGAAAGTCGCCGCCGAAGACCTGTGCCAGCTCTTTCACCGTAACCAGCACTTGCCCTGCCTGATTCTGAGAACGTCACGGTTCTTTGCGGAAGAAGACGACCACCGCGACCTGCGCGAGGCCTACGCGGACGCCAACATCAAAACCAACGAATTTCTGTACCGCCGGGTCGATCTGGAAGATGTGGTAAGCGCGCATCTGTTGGCAATCGAAAAAGTACCGGCGCTGGGTTTCGGGCGGTACATCATCAGTGCCACCACGCCCTTTACGCCCGACGATCTGCCGGCGCTGCGCACCGACGCGCCCACCGTGGTCCGACGCCGGGTGCCCGCTTACGAGGCGGTCTACGCGCGGCTGGGCTGGCGCATGTTTCCGCACCTCGACCGGGTATACGTCAATACCAAGGCCCGCATGGAACTTGGCTGGCAACCGCACCACGACTTCGATACGGTGCTGAAACGGCTCGAAAACGGACAGGGACCACTCAGTTCGCTGGCAAACCAGATCGGCGCCAAAGGTTACCACAGCACCAAGTTTTCTGACGGACCTTATCCGGTCTGCTAA
- a CDS encoding SDR family oxidoreductase has product MNLSQAKVLITGGSSGIGKATAQLLLRKGAKVAICGRDPQKLQAAADELGAVALPADVSNEAQVTELVQAAVTQLGGYNVLINNAGFGLFAPLTELDPADFRRVWETNVLGAMLVAQASARHFVQEKYGNIINISSTAGSRGFAGGTAYASSKFALGGMTECWRAELRPHNIRVMQVNPSEVLTEFRERSGRDRAPENPTKLHAEDIAHAIASLLELDDRGFVTETTVWATNPRE; this is encoded by the coding sequence ATGAATCTTTCTCAAGCCAAAGTACTCATCACCGGGGGCAGTTCCGGCATCGGCAAAGCCACCGCCCAACTGCTCCTCCGCAAAGGGGCGAAAGTCGCCATCTGCGGACGCGACCCGCAGAAACTCCAGGCCGCTGCCGACGAACTGGGGGCCGTAGCCCTGCCGGCCGACGTCAGCAACGAAGCACAGGTGACCGAACTGGTGCAGGCGGCTGTGACCCAACTGGGCGGTTACAACGTGTTGATCAACAATGCGGGCTTCGGCCTTTTTGCCCCGCTCACCGAGCTCGATCCGGCCGATTTCCGGCGCGTGTGGGAAACCAACGTGCTGGGTGCCATGCTGGTGGCTCAGGCTTCGGCGCGCCACTTTGTGCAGGAAAAGTACGGCAACATCATCAACATTTCGTCTACTGCCGGGTCACGCGGTTTTGCGGGGGGGACGGCCTACGCGTCCAGCAAATTTGCCCTCGGCGGCATGACCGAATGCTGGCGTGCCGAACTGCGCCCCCACAACATTCGGGTGATGCAGGTCAACCCCAGCGAGGTGCTGACGGAGTTCCGCGAACGGTCGGGACGCGACCGTGCCCCCGAAAATCCGACGAAGCTCCACGCCGAAGACATCGCCCACGCCATCGCCAGCTTACTGGAACTCGACGACCGTGGGTTCGTGACAGAAACCACCGTCTGGGCCACCAATCCCCGTGAGTAA
- a CDS encoding MauE/DoxX family redox-associated membrane protein — protein MSVAGKVLCYTLGVLFVGAGLNHFLQPALYLNIMPPYLPWHRFLVYLSGVFEVVLGVGVVLPASRRWAAWALILLLIAVFPANVYMAQHAALFPNVPVWALWLRLPLQGVLIAWAYAYTRPRRT, from the coding sequence ATGTCTGTTGCCGGCAAGGTGCTCTGCTACACGTTGGGCGTGCTGTTTGTGGGGGCGGGGCTGAACCACTTTCTGCAACCCGCCCTTTACCTGAACATCATGCCGCCGTATCTGCCGTGGCACCGGTTTCTGGTGTACCTCAGCGGTGTGTTCGAAGTGGTGCTGGGTGTCGGTGTGGTACTGCCCGCGTCTCGTCGGTGGGCGGCCTGGGCCCTAATTCTGCTGCTGATCGCCGTATTTCCTGCCAACGTGTACATGGCGCAACATGCCGCGCTTTTTCCCAACGTTCCGGTTTGGGCGCTCTGGCTGCGGCTGCCGCTACAGGGCGTGCTGATCGCGTGGGCCTACGCATACACCCGACCGAGGCGAACCTGA
- a CDS encoding serine hydrolase, whose translation MRYSIWLFLIACIPTGLFAQKNPLKGLDRYVDEARQAWEIPGMALTIVKDGKVVYAQGFGVRNLDTREPVDAHTLFSNASTTKAFVATALLMLSDEGKVDLDAPVIRYLPGFRVADPYVTRALMVRDLLSHRTGVEPTNLWVYDSLDLSDDYVRRLQFAPQHSSLRSHYQYNNDMFIVAGKVIEAVTGQPWETYVQQRILTPLGMAETLTNGLEVKGKPNVAAAHGPIHDTLRVLAYPYNPGVSAAGALRSNIHDMARWVIALLDSTRHDGTRLLTPGAYAQLFTPHTLIGQSSNPAIRRAGIHFYAYGLGWFLQDYRGHLLVFHTGSLRGASALVGMLPEENLGFAMFLNKDQAELRIPLMYEIFDRYLGTQGIDWSGEALAYYQAEAAKEHQEALAVLPRVPHDVPSLAAEAYAGTYVDSLYGTLTVTLVGGALQMQRGERSYDLQHVHYDTFRAVNQDPWYGQWPSQLRFLMDEKGRVVQLEMDEVRYHRLPTGNAGGTR comes from the coding sequence GTGCGTTATTCTATTTGGCTCTTCTTAATTGCATGCATCCCCACCGGGCTCTTTGCCCAGAAAAATCCGCTCAAGGGACTGGACCGGTACGTCGACGAAGCCCGGCAGGCATGGGAGATTCCGGGCATGGCGCTGACCATCGTCAAGGACGGAAAGGTGGTGTATGCCCAGGGATTCGGGGTGCGCAACCTCGACACCCGGGAGCCCGTCGATGCTCATACGCTTTTCTCCAACGCCTCTACGACCAAAGCCTTTGTAGCAACCGCCCTCCTGATGCTTTCCGACGAAGGAAAAGTAGACCTGGACGCGCCGGTGATTCGCTACCTGCCCGGCTTTCGGGTGGCCGATCCGTACGTGACGCGTGCGTTGATGGTGCGCGACCTACTGTCCCACCGCACGGGGGTGGAGCCGACCAACCTGTGGGTGTACGACAGCCTGGACCTGAGCGACGACTACGTCCGACGGCTGCAGTTTGCTCCGCAGCACTCCAGTTTGCGTTCGCACTACCAGTACAACAACGACATGTTCATTGTGGCGGGGAAGGTGATCGAGGCGGTGACCGGGCAGCCATGGGAAACGTACGTACAACAACGCATCCTGACGCCGCTCGGCATGGCAGAAACCCTGACCAACGGCTTGGAGGTGAAAGGCAAACCGAACGTTGCGGCAGCGCACGGCCCCATTCACGACACCCTGCGGGTGCTGGCCTATCCGTACAATCCCGGCGTAAGCGCTGCCGGGGCCCTGCGCTCCAACATCCACGACATGGCCCGCTGGGTCATCGCTTTGCTGGACAGCACGCGGCACGACGGGACGCGCCTGCTGACGCCCGGTGCATACGCACAGCTGTTTACGCCTCACACCCTGATCGGCCAGTCGAGCAACCCGGCCATCCGCCGGGCGGGGATTCATTTCTACGCCTACGGCCTCGGGTGGTTTCTGCAAGATTACCGCGGGCATCTGCTCGTGTTCCATACGGGTTCGTTGCGTGGCGCAAGTGCATTGGTGGGCATGTTGCCGGAAGAAAACCTCGGCTTTGCCATGTTCCTGAACAAAGACCAGGCAGAGTTGCGGATTCCACTCATGTACGAAATTTTCGACCGGTACCTGGGGACGCAGGGCATCGACTGGAGCGGCGAAGCGCTGGCCTACTACCAGGCCGAAGCGGCGAAAGAGCACCAGGAAGCATTAGCCGTTTTGCCCCGCGTACCGCACGATGTGCCCTCCCTTGCGGCGGAGGCCTATGCGGGCACTTACGTCGACAGCCTGTACGGAACCCTCACCGTGACGCTGGTGGGCGGAGCATTGCAGATGCAGCGTGGCGAACGGTCGTACGACCTGCAACACGTGCATTACGACACGTTTCGGGCGGTGAATCAGGACCCGTGGTACGGACAATGGCCTTCGCAGCTCCGGTTTCTGATGGACGAAAAAGGCCGGGTGGTGCAACTGGAGATGGACGAGGTGCGCTACCACCGCCTACCCACCGGAAACGCGGGTGGCACGCGTTAG
- a CDS encoding PAS domain-containing sensor histidine kinase, with protein MNDFTPVDFEDAFVGTWHWNIPDNTVSVSPALASQLGYASDELTQTPDVWNALFLPEYAAEISSQHYALSEALQPLSYREDVRCRHKSGAIVWVTHTAQITARDAQGRPTQLAGRHVDITRYKEAQLENQMYRSILAGNQVGVWEADLVNGRMVFDEQWAAQLGYTSEELRPFTRDNWLALVHPDDAPYAQQALAAHLAGTQSRYECEVRMQHKNGQWVWMLDKGTLTQWSASGTPLQMQGCRHTVTERKQYQAQIEHYRELLQKVNQVAQIGTWEVDLAKNEPVWSQVTKEIHEVDENFQPDLSTALAFYPAGVHRETITRAVHQAIQEGQGYDLELQILTARNKLKWVRAIGIPEFDQNQCTRLYGIFQDIDAQKTTELKIRDSLRRNQIFVEQCPGAIAMFDTQMRYLAASQQWIEEYALQGRQIIGVSHYTIFPEIGDDWKQIHQECLQGHINQRDEVCFPRMNDTTQWINWDVRPWYISEEEIGGLVMYTSDVTERKEAAIRLARSEEQFRQTFDHAAIGMALVSTKGAWLRVNRQVCELLGYTEKELMQKTFQDVTHPDDLEIDLLYVQQLLNRQINTYRMEKRYFHKSGSTVWVNLAVSLVRDERGRPLHFVSQIEDITERKIAFQKLEETLVLVKEQNDRLMNFAHIVSHNLRSHGGNLEMMLTFFSTETDEDEKALLLQNINNISASLSETITHLTQVVQIQTRAHEQKEELGLRRFLDKTISTLSADLRRTEGVVTNEVPDEARVLFNAAYLDSVLLNFLSNALKYRHPQRTPQITLSMDEQERYRVLSIRDNGMGIDLERHGAKLFGLYKTFHEHADARGVGLFITKNQIEAMGGKVAVESTPGVGTTFKIYFCYEKDTACLHH; from the coding sequence ATGAACGATTTTACCCCGGTTGATTTTGAAGATGCTTTCGTGGGCACCTGGCATTGGAATATACCGGACAATACTGTCTCTGTAAGTCCCGCACTCGCTTCCCAACTGGGATATGCTTCCGACGAACTGACGCAAACGCCAGATGTATGGAATGCCCTCTTTCTACCCGAATACGCTGCTGAAATTTCTTCGCAACATTATGCACTCTCAGAGGCATTGCAGCCACTTTCGTACCGGGAAGATGTAAGGTGCAGACACAAAAGCGGCGCAATCGTCTGGGTGACGCACACGGCGCAGATCACAGCGCGCGACGCGCAAGGGCGACCGACCCAACTGGCGGGCCGCCACGTAGACATCACGCGTTATAAAGAGGCGCAGCTGGAAAACCAGATGTACCGCTCCATTTTGGCGGGCAATCAGGTAGGCGTCTGGGAAGCCGACTTAGTGAATGGCCGTATGGTCTTCGACGAGCAGTGGGCGGCACAACTGGGCTACACCAGCGAAGAGCTACGGCCGTTTACGCGCGACAACTGGCTGGCCCTGGTCCATCCGGACGACGCGCCCTATGCACAGCAGGCCTTGGCGGCCCACCTGGCGGGCACACAAAGCCGCTACGAGTGCGAAGTCCGCATGCAACACAAAAACGGGCAGTGGGTATGGATGCTGGACAAAGGCACGCTGACCCAGTGGTCGGCAAGCGGAACACCACTGCAAATGCAGGGATGTCGCCACACCGTAACGGAGCGCAAGCAGTACCAAGCGCAGATCGAGCACTACCGCGAATTGCTGCAGAAAGTTAACCAGGTAGCCCAGATCGGCACCTGGGAGGTTGATCTGGCCAAAAACGAGCCTGTCTGGAGCCAGGTCACCAAAGAAATTCACGAGGTAGACGAAAACTTCCAGCCCGACCTGAGCACCGCGCTGGCTTTCTATCCCGCAGGCGTGCATCGCGAAACGATTACCCGGGCCGTTCATCAGGCCATTCAAGAAGGGCAGGGCTACGACCTGGAATTGCAGATCCTCACCGCCCGCAACAAACTGAAGTGGGTACGCGCCATCGGCATTCCGGAATTCGACCAGAACCAGTGCACCCGCCTCTACGGCATTTTTCAGGACATCGACGCCCAGAAAACCACCGAACTCAAGATTCGCGACAGCCTGCGACGCAACCAGATTTTCGTCGAACAGTGCCCCGGGGCCATCGCCATGTTCGATACCCAGATGCGCTACCTGGCCGCCTCGCAACAATGGATCGAAGAGTATGCGTTGCAGGGCCGCCAGATCATCGGCGTATCGCACTACACGATCTTTCCGGAAATCGGCGACGACTGGAAGCAGATCCATCAGGAATGTTTGCAGGGCCACATCAACCAGCGCGACGAGGTCTGTTTTCCGCGCATGAACGACACCACGCAGTGGATCAACTGGGACGTGCGTCCCTGGTACATTTCCGAAGAAGAAATCGGAGGACTGGTGATGTATACGTCCGATGTGACCGAACGGAAAGAAGCGGCAATTCGCCTGGCCCGAAGCGAGGAACAGTTCCGCCAGACGTTCGACCACGCCGCCATCGGCATGGCGCTGGTGTCTACCAAAGGCGCCTGGCTCCGGGTGAACCGGCAGGTGTGCGAGCTGCTGGGCTACACCGAGAAAGAACTGATGCAGAAAACGTTTCAGGACGTTACGCATCCGGACGATCTCGAAATCGACCTGTTGTACGTGCAGCAGCTGCTGAATCGGCAAATCAACACGTACCGGATGGAGAAACGCTATTTTCACAAAAGCGGCAGCACGGTCTGGGTAAACCTGGCCGTATCGCTGGTGCGCGACGAGCGCGGCAGGCCCCTGCACTTCGTGTCGCAGATCGAGGACATCACCGAGCGCAAAATCGCATTTCAAAAGCTGGAAGAGACGCTCGTGCTGGTCAAGGAACAAAATGACCGGCTGATGAATTTCGCCCACATCGTCTCGCACAACCTGCGCTCGCACGGCGGCAACCTGGAGATGATGCTGACCTTTTTCAGCACCGAAACCGACGAAGACGAGAAAGCCTTGCTACTGCAAAACATCAATAACATTTCGGCTTCGCTTTCGGAAACCATTACCCACCTCACCCAGGTGGTGCAGATTCAGACGCGGGCACACGAACAGAAAGAAGAACTGGGTCTGCGGCGCTTTCTCGACAAAACCATCAGCACGCTCAGCGCCGATTTGCGCCGCACGGAAGGCGTCGTGACCAACGAAGTTCCTGACGAGGCCAGGGTGTTGTTCAATGCGGCGTACCTGGACAGTGTGCTGCTCAACTTTCTGAGCAACGCGCTGAAGTACCGCCATCCGCAGCGCACGCCGCAGATTACCCTTAGCATGGACGAACAGGAACGGTACCGCGTGCTGTCCATTCGCGACAACGGCATGGGCATAGACCTGGAGCGCCACGGGGCCAAGCTTTTTGGACTTTACAAAACGTTTCACGAGCATGCCGACGCCCGCGGCGTAGGGCTTTTTATCACCAAAAACCAAATTGAAGCGATGGGCGGAAAAGTAGCCGTGGAGAGCACGCCCGGTGTAGGCACCACCTTCAAGATTTACTTCTGTTATGAAAAAGATACAGCTTGCCTGCATCATTGA
- a CDS encoding amidohydrolase, which translates to MKLRHLLVTGGLCAFGLSAIPRPAIAQKVPSAAKLNARCDALEAKVIAWRRDFHEHPELGNREFKTAEKVAAHLKSLGIEVQTGVAHTGVVGVLKGGKPGPVIALRADMDALPVTERVDLPFASKVTTEYNGQQVGVMHACGHDTHVAMMMGAAEVLAGMKNELPGTVVFLFQPAEEGPPEGEKGGAELMVKEGALKNPDVEAVFGLHINSITDAGKIRYRPAGFMASADDFRIRVKGKQTHGGYPWGGVDPIVTSAQIVNALQSIVSRNVELTKSAAVITVGSIHGGVRANIIPSEVEMLGTIRALDPDVRTQLHERIRTVATHVAESMGATAEVEISVTTAYPVTYNDPTLTEAMLPYLEAAAGKENLVLTDPVTGAEDFSFFAQEVPGFFFNVGGKPKEVAKEDAAPHHTPDFYIDESGLKTGVRALVNVAVGYLSKPVAHTGPKR; encoded by the coding sequence ATGAAGCTACGACATCTACTCGTTACCGGAGGTTTGTGTGCCTTCGGTCTGTCGGCCATTCCCCGCCCGGCCATTGCTCAGAAAGTCCCCTCGGCCGCGAAACTCAACGCCCGCTGCGACGCCCTCGAAGCGAAGGTCATCGCGTGGCGACGCGATTTTCACGAACATCCCGAACTGGGCAACCGCGAATTTAAAACCGCCGAAAAGGTGGCGGCCCACTTGAAATCGCTCGGGATAGAAGTGCAGACCGGCGTGGCGCATACCGGCGTAGTCGGGGTGCTGAAAGGCGGCAAACCCGGGCCGGTCATTGCCCTGCGTGCCGACATGGATGCGCTGCCGGTGACCGAGCGGGTCGATCTGCCGTTTGCCTCGAAAGTCACGACCGAGTACAACGGGCAGCAGGTCGGGGTGATGCACGCCTGCGGACACGATACCCACGTGGCGATGATGATGGGCGCGGCCGAAGTGCTGGCCGGGATGAAAAACGAATTGCCGGGAACGGTAGTGTTTCTGTTTCAACCCGCTGAAGAAGGACCACCCGAGGGCGAAAAAGGCGGTGCGGAACTGATGGTAAAAGAAGGTGCTCTGAAAAATCCCGACGTGGAAGCCGTGTTCGGGCTGCATATCAACTCCATTACCGACGCCGGCAAGATCCGCTACCGGCCGGCCGGGTTTATGGCCAGCGCCGACGACTTTCGCATTCGGGTCAAAGGCAAACAGACACACGGGGGGTATCCGTGGGGCGGAGTGGACCCGATCGTCACGTCCGCGCAAATCGTCAACGCGTTGCAATCCATCGTCAGCCGGAATGTGGAACTAACCAAGAGTGCCGCCGTCATCACCGTCGGAAGCATTCACGGCGGGGTGCGCGCCAACATCATTCCCAGCGAGGTAGAAATGCTGGGCACCATCCGGGCGCTCGACCCGGACGTGCGGACGCAGTTGCACGAACGCATCCGTACGGTGGCGACCCACGTGGCCGAGAGCATGGGCGCTACGGCCGAAGTAGAAATTTCGGTGACGACGGCTTATCCGGTGACGTACAACGATCCGACGCTGACTGAGGCGATGCTCCCGTACCTAGAGGCCGCCGCCGGGAAAGAGAATCTGGTGCTAACCGATCCGGTGACCGGCGCTGAAGATTTTTCCTTTTTTGCGCAGGAAGTGCCGGGCTTCTTTTTTAACGTTGGCGGCAAGCCGAAGGAGGTAGCGAAAGAAGACGCCGCTCCGCACCATACCCCCGATTTTTACATTGACGAGAGTGGCCTGAAAACCGGCGTCCGCGCCCTGGTGAACGTGGCGGTAGGCTATTTGAGTAAACCGGTCGCCCACACGGGTCCGAAACGCTAG
- a CDS encoding DUF389 domain-containing protein, translated as MRALTIKVPKGKGHEVKQIAAQHHGKNLTLQPTEAGEQVTVHLNNEAVSRFIEAISHLESAEITLVPRGVITMYPPAEQTPEQVVDVTYRSPIEIFLGGLQSVGSWTGLLVYSIAGAVLVWIGLYTGTSYLLVAAMLIAPFAGPAMNAALASAAGKMQLLQQSLLRYFVAIGTGIAVSFLLSLLVGQQHATPMMVSVSQISQVTLLLPLIAGVAGGANLIQSERDSLVSGAAVGMLVAASLAPPTGLIGMALNFGNWQLIRSGIFLLILQLAGIQLSAALMFRLMGHVTTRGVRFADGKSYVFPLSMSVAVLVIAGFMFWQFSQQPNLQKASLDTQITEVMRTELSKLDQLETIEVNARFTRGTLPDLNPVICELYLYRRDALLTDAQLKQQIEQRLYEAIKAQGWNADPMFNITLLDYPGEAPR; from the coding sequence ATGCGCGCATTAACCATCAAAGTACCCAAAGGCAAAGGACACGAAGTCAAGCAAATCGCCGCACAACACCACGGCAAAAACCTGACGTTGCAGCCCACAGAGGCAGGCGAGCAGGTCACCGTGCACCTTAATAACGAGGCGGTGAGTCGCTTCATCGAAGCCATCAGCCACCTGGAATCTGCCGAAATTACGCTGGTGCCTCGCGGGGTCATCACCATGTATCCACCGGCCGAACAAACGCCGGAACAGGTTGTGGACGTCACGTACCGCAGCCCTATCGAAATCTTTTTAGGCGGGTTGCAGAGCGTCGGTTCCTGGACAGGCCTTCTGGTCTATTCCATCGCCGGAGCGGTGCTGGTCTGGATCGGCCTCTACACCGGTACGAGCTACCTGCTGGTGGCGGCCATGCTGATTGCGCCGTTTGCGGGCCCGGCCATGAATGCCGCCCTGGCTTCGGCCGCGGGCAAAATGCAGCTGTTGCAACAAAGTCTGCTCCGGTATTTTGTCGCCATCGGGACGGGCATCGCCGTCTCGTTTCTCCTGTCTCTCCTGGTCGGACAACAGCACGCGACGCCGATGATGGTGAGTGTGAGTCAGATCTCGCAGGTAACGCTGCTGTTGCCGCTGATCGCCGGGGTGGCCGGTGGCGCGAACCTGATCCAGTCGGAACGCGACAGTCTGGTGTCGGGCGCGGCCGTCGGCATGCTGGTAGCCGCTTCGCTGGCTCCGCCCACGGGCCTGATCGGCATGGCGCTCAACTTCGGCAACTGGCAACTGATTCGGAGTGGTATTTTCCTGCTGATTCTGCAACTGGCGGGCATCCAGCTGTCGGCGGCGCTGATGTTCCGGCTCATGGGACATGTCACCACCAGGGGCGTGCGCTTTGCCGACGGGAAATCCTACGTATTTCCGCTGTCGATGTCGGTGGCCGTGCTGGTCATTGCCGGGTTTATGTTCTGGCAGTTTTCGCAACAACCCAATTTGCAGAAGGCCAGCCTGGACACGCAGATTACGGAAGTGATGCGGACGGAACTGAGCAAACTGGACCAGCTGGAAACCATTGAGGTCAACGCCCGTTTTACCCGAGGAACGTTGCCCGACCTGAATCCGGTCATTTGCGAACTGTACCTGTACCGGCGCGATGCGTTGCTGACCGACGCGCAGCTCAAGCAACAAATTGAGCAACGACTTTATGAGGCCATCAAGGCCCAGGGGTGGAACGCCGATCCTATGTTCAACATCACGTTGCTCGACTATCCCGGCGAAGCCCCCCGCTAA
- a CDS encoding response regulator: MKKIQLACIIDDDPVYVYGIKKLMKLVDFCENMLVFKNGAEALKYLTPVIQQNDTLPDIILLDINMPIMDGWQFLDEFIQIKPKSRKITIYMVSSSVDPDEVAKAQRYSEVSDYVVKPVQEDSLRAILESV; this comes from the coding sequence ATGAAAAAGATACAGCTTGCCTGCATCATTGACGACGATCCTGTTTATGTGTACGGCATCAAAAAGCTGATGAAACTGGTCGACTTTTGCGAAAACATGCTGGTTTTCAAAAACGGTGCAGAGGCCCTCAAGTACCTGACACCCGTCATCCAACAAAACGACACGCTGCCCGACATCATTCTGCTGGACATCAACATGCCCATTATGGACGGATGGCAGTTTCTGGACGAGTTCATTCAGATCAAACCCAAATCCAGAAAAATCACGATCTACATGGTCTCGTCTTCGGTCGATCCGGATGAAGTCGCCAAAGCGCAACGCTACTCCGAAGTGTCGGATTATGTCGTAAAACCTGTGCAGGAAGACAGCCTGCGGGCCATTCTGGAAAGTGTCTGA